A single region of the Brassica rapa cultivar Chiifu-401-42 chromosome A03, CAAS_Brap_v3.01, whole genome shotgun sequence genome encodes:
- the LOC103855912 gene encoding GTP-binding protein At2g22870 has protein sequence MILAQLRRLRLSIFAKSHFSLASSHFNLINPNPPVKLARALFSNLATVEPIPLPVSDSSHLDAAPVEIPLDKLFIPPETDISDEEPSRLAARILKGSNIVLSKYARDAQVVQADYVKSSVRTEDCPADGLPEFALVGRSNVGKSSLLNSLVKRKRLALTSKKPGKTQCINHFRINDNWYLVDLPGYGYASAPHELKKDWNKFTKDYFLNRSTLVSVFLLVDASLPAKQIDLDYASWLGQNQVPMTMVFTKCDKRKKKKNGGKRPEENIKEFQDLIQGFFETTPPWIMTSSVTNQGRDEILLHMAQLRNYWLKH, from the exons ATGATCTTAGCTCAGCTTCGGAGGCTTCGTCTCTCCATCTTCGCTAAATCCCATTTCTCTCTCGCTTCTTCGCATTTCAATCTCATAAACCCTAACCCGCCGGTTAAGCTAGCCAGAGCCCTTTTCTCCAACCTCGCCACTGTCGAACCCATACCACTGCCGGTCTCGGATTCGTCCCATCTGGACGCTGCTCCGGTGGAGATTCCGCTCGACAAGCTCTTTATCCCGCCGGAGACTGATATCTCCGACGAAGAACCGTCGAGGCTGGCGGCTAGGATACTGAAGGGCTCGAACATAGTGCTGAGCAAGTACGCGAGAGACGCGCAGGTGGTTCAGGCAGACTATGTGAAGAGCAGTGTCCGGACGGAGGATTGTCCGGCCGATGGGCTGCCGGAGTTTGCTCTTGTCGGGAGATCTAATGTTGGGAAGTCATCGCTTCTCAATTCGTTGGTGAAAAGGAAGCGTCTTGCCTTGACGTCTAAGAAACCTG GGAAGACGCAATGCATTAATCATTTCCGGATCAACGACAACTGGTACTTGGTAGATTTGCCTGGATACGG GTATGCATCAGCACCGCATGAGCTCAAAAAAGATTGGAACAAATTCACCAAAGACTATTTCCTGAACAGATCAACATTAGTCTCAGTATTTTTGCTAGTTGATGCCAGCCTTCCTGCAAAGCAAATCGATCTTGACTACGCTAGCTGGCTTGGTCAAAACCag GTTCCGATGACTATGGTATTCACGAAATGCgacaagaggaagaagaagaaaaacggaGGGAAGAGACCGGAGGAGAATATAAAGGAGTTCCAAGATTTGATCCAAGGGTTCTTCGAGACAACTCCACCATGGATTATGACCAGCAGTGTGACAAATCAAGGCCGGGATGAGATATTGTTGCATATGGCTCAGCTAAGAAACTACTGGCTCAAACACTAA